In Sutterella faecalis, a genomic segment contains:
- a CDS encoding type III pantothenate kinase, translating to MKTLLIDLGNTALKWALLGDERTPHTVVHRGQSGFKERLYSDWLELAPDRVIGCTVAAPELAFSATKFFNDHDISWNWVRSQNAFVSDDLTLRNTYSAPGKLGADRWCAALGAIDAAPGQSLLVVQMGTATTVDAVLCEAEGQYAFLGGRIAPGPTMMKKCLEDGIPLLKGELGEWQDFPQNTLNAIATGIMDAQAGLVKLAYEELVKRSGSARVVLAGGAARFIEPRLRGLVPNLMLQHNLVLLGLAAQARHRSIKANES from the coding sequence GTGAAGACTCTTCTGATTGATCTGGGAAATACCGCGCTCAAATGGGCGCTTCTTGGTGATGAGCGCACACCACATACGGTAGTTCATCGCGGGCAGAGCGGCTTTAAGGAAAGGCTCTATTCAGATTGGTTGGAACTGGCGCCTGATCGCGTTATCGGCTGCACGGTTGCAGCGCCTGAACTCGCATTTTCAGCGACTAAGTTTTTTAATGATCATGACATTTCCTGGAACTGGGTTCGTTCTCAAAACGCATTCGTAAGCGACGACCTCACGCTAAGGAACACATACAGCGCACCAGGCAAATTAGGGGCCGATCGATGGTGCGCTGCGCTGGGTGCCATTGATGCAGCTCCGGGACAGTCTCTTTTGGTCGTGCAAATGGGAACTGCCACTACGGTGGATGCTGTGCTTTGCGAGGCTGAAGGGCAATATGCATTTCTGGGCGGCCGCATTGCTCCGGGGCCTACGATGATGAAGAAGTGCCTGGAGGACGGAATTCCACTCTTAAAAGGCGAGCTCGGTGAGTGGCAGGACTTTCCTCAAAACACGCTGAATGCAATCGCAACCGGCATCATGGATGCGCAGGCGGGTCTTGTGAAGCTTGCGTATGAGGAATTAGTGAAAAGAAGCGGAAGCGCACGGGTCGTGCTTGCTGGAGGGGCTGCGCGTTTCATCGAGCCGAGGCTTAGAGGGTTGGTCCCGAATCTGATGCTTCAGCATAACCTCGTGCTGCTTGGACTGGCAGCTCAAGCGCGGCATCGGTCGATAAAGGCAAACGAGTCATGA
- a CDS encoding HIT family protein: protein MNCPLCSEKPIGEFWRGRHFYAIDAGNDDFPAYIRIVARDHIAEMSMLSPALKSELRALLDAAEEEMLAALAPDKMNWAQFGNMVPHLHWHLIARWKDDGWFPECPWGPRQRPVAAELSRKRRNEALELLPQLAQRFSEVESRF, encoded by the coding sequence ATGAATTGTCCGCTTTGCAGCGAAAAGCCCATAGGAGAATTCTGGAGAGGGCGTCACTTCTATGCTATTGATGCCGGAAACGATGATTTTCCTGCATATATCCGCATCGTCGCTCGCGATCATATTGCAGAAATGAGCATGCTCAGCCCGGCACTCAAATCAGAGTTACGCGCTCTATTGGATGCCGCAGAAGAGGAGATGCTGGCAGCACTTGCGCCCGACAAAATGAACTGGGCGCAGTTCGGCAATATGGTGCCTCACCTGCATTGGCACCTCATTGCCCGTTGGAAGGATGACGGCTGGTTTCCGGAATGTCCATGGGGACCGCGTCAACGCCCGGTTGCTGCAGAACTTTCCCGGAAGCGTCGCAACGAAGCGTTGGAACTGCTCCCTCAGCTCGCCCAGCGCTTTTCCGAAGTTGAAAGTCGTTTCTAG
- a CDS encoding cyclic nucleotide-binding domain-containing protein codes for MSLTSAFLPWFAPKLSRSMRGVINNLGHRTIFMRGERIYESPGFFQKLMLVERGVVAKALLDPFHKDPLLISLSGPGAFCGSYETLYLQDRMQRRHWCMTTTEVVVANADLLLRICDQNASWQRELSHYSSVCAVADRLGLLVTHSATVEERLAIFLVASSIAASLDFQDLLREGVVEWVALSVIPSLQVASFVINTSPEQIREVLRKWLKEDRIRYLSHKVLISRELLSGSWQKIQPILQTANVYEAEALRTSLPVRDLELPR; via the coding sequence ATGTCTTTAACCTCCGCTTTTCTCCCTTGGTTCGCGCCGAAGCTCTCGCGCTCAATGCGAGGAGTCATCAATAATCTTGGGCATCGAACAATCTTCATGCGAGGAGAGCGTATTTATGAGTCGCCAGGCTTTTTTCAGAAGCTGATGCTGGTTGAACGCGGCGTGGTTGCTAAAGCTCTGCTCGATCCTTTCCATAAGGATCCGCTTTTGATTTCGCTTTCGGGTCCAGGTGCGTTCTGTGGCAGTTATGAAACGCTCTATCTGCAGGACAGAATGCAGCGGCGGCACTGGTGCATGACGACTACGGAAGTTGTGGTTGCCAATGCAGATTTGCTTTTGCGGATTTGTGATCAGAATGCATCTTGGCAACGTGAGCTTTCGCATTACTCCTCAGTTTGCGCCGTAGCTGATCGATTAGGGCTTTTGGTAACGCACTCTGCTACGGTAGAAGAGCGCCTGGCGATTTTTCTCGTGGCAAGCTCCATTGCGGCGAGCTTGGATTTTCAGGATCTTCTTCGTGAAGGCGTTGTGGAATGGGTTGCTCTCAGCGTCATTCCTTCCCTTCAGGTTGCATCTTTCGTCATCAATACCTCGCCAGAGCAAATACGAGAGGTGCTTAGAAAGTGGTTGAAGGAAGACAGGATTCGATATCTCTCACATAAAGTTCTCATTTCACGGGAGCTGCTTTCTGGAAGCTGGCAGAAAATTCAGCCAATTCTCCAGACTGCAAATGTTTACGAAGCGGAAGCCCTCAGGACTTCTCTGCCTGTGCGCGATCTTGAACTGCCTCGTTAA
- a CDS encoding septal ring lytic transglycosylase RlpA family protein, whose product MRLPIISYLSILAGAAALLTLSGCSTNSRYYGNDGPPTVFTGSGTESAVPKVEPFRAAANRPYTVLGSSYTPMTTDAPLRQRGVASWYGKQFHGNKTSIGEIYDMYQPTAAHPTMPLPSYARVTNLSNGRSIIVRVNDRGPFLHNRIIDLSYAAAKTLGYSSAGTANVEVRRLTWDEIRSGSWQQSSISTTPLSQPTWKAPSDTAGITSAKAGWGVQIGSFSQESNARSYAAHADAVLSATGGMKGVRIVKDGSLWRVIVGSGMTHDKAAQYARNISSELGVQAFSIER is encoded by the coding sequence ATGCGGCTCCCCATCATTTCTTATCTTTCCATCCTGGCCGGTGCGGCTGCTCTGCTGACGCTTTCCGGGTGCAGCACAAACTCCCGCTACTACGGCAACGACGGTCCTCCGACTGTATTCACTGGATCTGGCACTGAAAGCGCAGTTCCTAAAGTCGAGCCTTTCCGGGCAGCCGCTAATCGCCCTTATACGGTGCTCGGCTCAAGCTATACCCCGATGACAACCGACGCGCCTCTGCGCCAGCGCGGTGTTGCATCCTGGTACGGCAAACAGTTTCATGGGAACAAAACCTCGATCGGCGAGATATACGACATGTATCAGCCGACCGCCGCGCATCCGACAATGCCGCTGCCTTCCTACGCACGCGTAACGAATCTTTCCAATGGGCGCTCCATCATCGTGCGAGTCAATGACAGAGGGCCCTTCCTGCATAACCGCATCATTGATCTTTCTTATGCAGCAGCCAAAACGCTTGGGTATTCCAGCGCCGGTACTGCCAATGTAGAAGTGCGCCGCCTTACCTGGGATGAAATCCGATCGGGCTCCTGGCAACAGAGCAGCATCAGCACAACGCCGCTCTCGCAGCCCACGTGGAAAGCACCTTCCGATACTGCAGGCATTACGTCAGCAAAAGCTGGCTGGGGCGTGCAGATCGGCTCCTTCTCGCAGGAAAGCAATGCGCGAAGCTACGCCGCTCATGCCGATGCGGTTCTTTCTGCAACTGGCGGCATGAAGGGCGTGCGCATTGTGAAGGACGGCTCGCTCTGGAGGGTAATCGTCGGCAGCGGCATGACGCATGACAAAGCCGCACAGTATGCACGCAACATCAGTTCTGAGCTCGGTGTTCAAGCTTTCAGCATCGAGCGATAA
- the rodA gene encoding rod shape-determining protein RodA gives MTNEFSRLSALSGRWLLSRVLRFDLMLLAIVMCLITIGFITLFSAGYSFPWRIEDQIRNLIVAAGAMFATSLIPVKWIRRVALPCFAVGCLLLLATAVAGITVKGATRWLNIGIRIQPSEIMKLAVPMMLAWYYWKRSESLAWWDHIVAFGLLLIPAIFIMRQPDLGTAILVSIAGLSVIFFAGVSIKVVIACVCLALLSLPLCWTLLHDYQRERILTLLDPTLDPLGKGFHILQALIAIGSGGFTGKGWMEGTQAHLDFIPERTSDFIFAVFGEEFGFVGAVLLLFMYLALVARSFFIAAWAPSRFSRLLAGAIGVIFFTYTFVNIGMVSGILPVVGVPLPFMSYGGTALLILGISTGILLSISAESKD, from the coding sequence ATGACGAATGAATTCTCCCGACTGTCTGCTCTGTCGGGACGCTGGCTCCTCTCCAGAGTTCTGCGCTTTGATCTGATGCTGCTTGCGATCGTGATGTGCCTCATCACGATCGGATTCATCACGCTTTTCTCCGCAGGTTATTCCTTCCCCTGGCGCATTGAGGACCAGATCCGAAATCTCATCGTCGCTGCCGGCGCCATGTTTGCCACTTCGCTCATCCCTGTGAAGTGGATCCGGCGCGTTGCACTGCCGTGCTTTGCCGTCGGCTGCCTCCTGCTTCTCGCAACCGCCGTTGCAGGCATTACGGTAAAAGGCGCCACTCGCTGGCTCAATATCGGCATCCGCATCCAGCCATCAGAAATCATGAAGCTCGCCGTGCCGATGATGCTTGCCTGGTATTACTGGAAAAGAAGCGAATCGCTCGCTTGGTGGGATCACATCGTCGCCTTCGGATTGCTCCTTATTCCGGCAATTTTCATTATGCGTCAGCCGGATCTGGGAACGGCCATTCTTGTTTCCATTGCCGGACTCTCTGTCATTTTCTTCGCGGGTGTAAGCATCAAGGTCGTCATCGCCTGCGTCTGCCTTGCGCTGCTTTCGCTGCCGCTCTGCTGGACTCTGCTTCATGACTATCAGAGAGAACGCATCCTCACTCTGCTCGATCCTACGCTCGATCCACTGGGGAAGGGTTTTCATATTCTGCAGGCGCTCATTGCCATCGGTTCAGGAGGGTTTACCGGCAAAGGCTGGATGGAAGGCACTCAAGCGCACCTCGACTTTATTCCCGAGCGAACTTCAGATTTCATTTTTGCCGTCTTCGGCGAAGAGTTCGGCTTTGTCGGTGCAGTGCTTCTCCTCTTTATGTACCTTGCGCTTGTGGCTCGAAGCTTCTTCATCGCGGCCTGGGCGCCTTCGCGCTTTTCGAGACTTCTTGCCGGTGCTATCGGCGTCATCTTCTTTACCTACACTTTTGTCAATATCGGCATGGTGAGTGGAATTCTTCCTGTGGTCGGCGTGCCGCTGCCTTTCATGAGCTACGGCGGAACAGCGCTTCTGATCCTCGGCATCTCCACAGGTATCCTGCTTTCCATATCCGCAGAATCAAAGGATTAG
- a CDS encoding 5'-nucleotidase yields MTAQTEQLVVAVSSRALFDLEKEHQLFETQGYEAFRDYQVRMRDEPLKPGVAFPFVKRFLGLNKLFPNSESFRVVALSRNSPETARRFFNSCRHYHLPIHAGAFTSGQSTFPYISAFKVSLFLSANAANVSRAIEAGLPGGLVLPNPMADDGEDDDPTLRIAFDFDGVLADDESERCYQKEGLSAFHKNEMEKAETPHAPGPLRDLFARLSAFQRLDYQTRGSKDPYFKPAIRISIVTSRGAPSEERLITTLKSFGMSAAELFLLDGLDKGSILEAIRPHIFFDDQTRNLEKMQAQIPSVLVPFGIHNEQ; encoded by the coding sequence ATGACAGCCCAAACTGAACAGCTTGTCGTCGCCGTCTCCTCCAGAGCGCTTTTTGACCTTGAAAAAGAACATCAGCTTTTTGAAACTCAAGGGTATGAAGCTTTCCGGGACTATCAGGTCAGAATGAGGGATGAGCCTTTAAAACCAGGCGTAGCCTTTCCTTTCGTCAAGCGCTTTCTTGGCCTCAATAAGCTCTTCCCTAACTCAGAATCCTTTCGCGTAGTAGCGCTCTCTCGCAATTCGCCGGAAACGGCGAGGCGCTTCTTCAATTCTTGCCGCCATTATCACCTCCCGATTCATGCCGGAGCATTCACTTCAGGACAATCCACCTTTCCCTACATTTCAGCATTTAAGGTTTCACTATTTCTATCCGCTAATGCCGCTAATGTTTCCCGGGCAATTGAAGCGGGACTTCCTGGCGGATTGGTGCTGCCGAATCCGATGGCGGATGACGGTGAGGATGACGATCCAACATTAAGGATCGCATTTGATTTTGATGGGGTTCTTGCGGACGATGAGTCTGAGCGCTGCTATCAGAAAGAAGGGCTGTCTGCGTTCCATAAGAATGAAATGGAGAAAGCTGAAACTCCACATGCCCCTGGCCCACTGAGAGACTTATTTGCTCGGCTATCCGCCTTCCAGCGTCTGGATTATCAGACTCGGGGCAGTAAGGATCCTTACTTCAAACCTGCCATCCGCATCTCCATTGTCACCTCCAGAGGCGCCCCCAGCGAAGAACGATTGATCACAACCTTAAAAAGCTTCGGCATGAGTGCAGCCGAACTTTTTCTGCTGGACGGACTCGATAAAGGCAGCATCCTTGAAGCTATCCGACCGCATATCTTCTTCGATGATCAAACGCGCAATCTCGAAAAGATGCAGGCTCAGATACCCAGTGTGCTGGTCCCGTTCGGGATTCATAATGAACAATAA
- a CDS encoding M20/M25/M40 family metallo-hydrolase has product MTTLKEYIHHAWEGETLDAMKAFIRIPSKSSAFDAEWEKHGFLLEAVKDAAQWGKKRFPSGTFEILSKPGVTPALFIDLPASDGHTGRPVFFYGHFDKQPETNGWSEGLGPWLPVVKNDRLYGRGSADDGYSFYTALTAILALEAAGTAHPRIVGFFETDEESGSKDLGAYLHEIAPRCGDPCVLAILDLGICDHHRLWLTSSLRGVVGFKLKVEVLTHPVHSGIASGIVPSSFAVMRELLDRLEDPRTGRVLLPEFHVSLPEEHKKAIERCAAILGKEVIKFPFAGDTEPRSSDPVQAILRNTWEPTLSILGADGLPSTSEASALLRASTSLSLSFRIPPRVDPQAALKAAVAAVTENVPSHARVTVWDCRAEGGFEAPALAPWLEEATHAASKSLWGNDFEYCFEGATIGTMKDFSSSFPNASFLNLGVLGAEENAHAPNESLPLDYVRKLTEAIADIVAAVPQKD; this is encoded by the coding sequence ATGACGACGCTAAAGGAATACATTCACCACGCCTGGGAAGGCGAAACCCTTGATGCCATGAAGGCATTCATCCGCATTCCTTCCAAAAGCTCTGCCTTTGATGCAGAGTGGGAAAAGCATGGTTTTCTTCTGGAAGCTGTGAAGGATGCTGCTCAATGGGGGAAAAAGCGCTTCCCATCGGGCACCTTCGAAATTCTCTCGAAGCCAGGTGTTACTCCGGCACTCTTCATTGACCTGCCCGCTTCTGATGGGCACACCGGCCGTCCCGTCTTTTTTTACGGACACTTCGACAAGCAGCCTGAAACCAACGGCTGGTCTGAAGGACTCGGCCCGTGGCTGCCGGTCGTAAAGAACGACCGTCTTTACGGACGAGGCTCTGCAGACGACGGCTACAGCTTCTACACAGCGCTTACGGCCATTCTGGCGCTTGAAGCTGCTGGAACGGCCCATCCTCGCATAGTAGGTTTCTTCGAAACCGACGAAGAATCCGGCTCCAAAGACCTTGGTGCCTATCTGCATGAAATAGCGCCTCGCTGCGGTGACCCTTGCGTCCTGGCTATCCTTGACCTCGGCATCTGCGATCACCACCGCCTCTGGCTAACAAGCAGCTTGCGCGGCGTTGTCGGCTTCAAGCTCAAGGTGGAAGTTCTTACACACCCCGTACACTCCGGCATTGCAAGCGGCATTGTCCCGAGCTCCTTTGCTGTCATGCGCGAGCTCCTTGACCGTCTTGAGGATCCAAGGACGGGCCGTGTACTCCTTCCCGAATTTCATGTTTCCCTGCCTGAAGAACATAAAAAAGCCATTGAAAGATGCGCTGCGATCCTTGGCAAAGAAGTCATCAAATTTCCCTTCGCCGGCGATACGGAACCGCGTTCATCAGATCCCGTTCAGGCCATCCTAAGGAATACGTGGGAACCAACGCTTTCCATCCTCGGTGCTGACGGTCTTCCCTCGACCTCTGAGGCGAGTGCGCTCCTAAGAGCCTCAACGAGCCTGTCGCTCTCCTTCCGCATTCCTCCCAGAGTTGATCCCCAGGCGGCGCTTAAAGCGGCCGTCGCCGCAGTAACTGAAAATGTGCCCTCGCATGCCCGCGTCACCGTCTGGGATTGCCGAGCGGAAGGCGGCTTTGAGGCTCCGGCTCTTGCCCCCTGGCTTGAAGAGGCAACGCACGCCGCCAGCAAATCGTTATGGGGAAACGACTTCGAATATTGCTTTGAAGGAGCAACAATCGGCACGATGAAGGACTTCTCTTCTTCATTCCCGAATGCTTCCTTCCTGAATCTAGGGGTGCTCGGTGCTGAAGAAAATGCTCATGCTCCGAATGAGTCTCTTCCTCTCGACTATGTCAGGAAACTGACCGAAGCAATCGCTGACATTGTTGCTGCCGTTCCGCAAAAGGATTGA
- a CDS encoding D-alanyl-D-alanine carboxypeptidase gives MSQKITSKLFVLAFFAFQSTHAATLLIDLESNQTILEEAPAAPVSAEPMLPLMAVYTALDIAKETAVDLFENVPNPWGDAVKTRKDTVESSQTVELATVLQIALMNGSPDAVEAIAPSLGLSKEEFTRQMQMRAEKLGMASSRFSYPCSTSESCISSAEDIAHLAQALFRDFSISRIWAAQQRFTAPGLPPQTTSNFLLIHSPAISGIFIAPDAKNASAVVLSENPRNSGNRIRRLLAVELGAPDQKALRDRLSALFLRAWRDYETLRIYGKGTVVAQIPVFKGLKRKVAAMLNEDLFATLSREQMISNGSNAFDIRVSYSSPLVAPVAQGNLIAEVKIYADGREIANAPLVAAENVPIGGFWARFRDTLRIALDQDALHP, from the coding sequence TTGTCCCAAAAAATCACGTCGAAACTCTTTGTACTGGCGTTCTTTGCATTTCAGTCCACGCATGCCGCAACGCTGCTTATTGATCTTGAGAGTAACCAGACCATACTTGAGGAAGCTCCAGCTGCGCCTGTTTCTGCGGAACCTATGCTGCCTCTAATGGCGGTCTATACGGCGCTTGATATTGCGAAAGAAACTGCAGTTGACCTTTTTGAGAACGTGCCCAATCCCTGGGGAGACGCAGTTAAAACGAGAAAAGATACCGTCGAATCGTCCCAAACCGTCGAATTAGCGACGGTCCTTCAGATCGCACTGATGAACGGCTCTCCAGATGCTGTAGAGGCAATTGCGCCATCCCTAGGGCTCTCTAAAGAAGAATTTACTCGACAGATGCAAATGAGAGCAGAAAAACTTGGCATGGCATCATCCCGATTTTCGTACCCGTGCAGCACTTCAGAGTCATGTATTTCTTCTGCCGAAGATATAGCGCATCTGGCACAGGCGCTTTTCCGGGATTTCTCCATTTCCCGAATTTGGGCTGCTCAGCAGCGCTTTACCGCACCCGGTTTGCCGCCGCAAACAACTTCCAATTTTCTGCTGATTCATAGTCCTGCTATTTCCGGCATTTTTATTGCCCCAGATGCTAAAAATGCCAGCGCCGTCGTGCTCTCCGAAAATCCTAGAAACTCGGGAAATCGCATCCGCAGACTTCTTGCTGTAGAGCTCGGTGCCCCAGATCAAAAAGCCCTGCGGGATCGTCTCTCTGCCCTCTTTCTCAGAGCATGGCGCGACTATGAAACGCTCAGAATTTATGGAAAAGGAACAGTAGTTGCGCAGATTCCTGTTTTCAAGGGACTCAAACGAAAAGTTGCCGCAATGCTCAATGAGGATCTCTTTGCAACGCTCTCCCGGGAACAGATGATCAGCAACGGCTCAAACGCATTTGATATCCGCGTGAGCTATTCTTCTCCCCTTGTGGCCCCCGTTGCACAGGGGAACCTCATCGCAGAAGTGAAGATTTATGCTGACGGCCGTGAAATCGCAAATGCTCCTCTCGTAGCGGCGGAAAATGTTCCTATCGGAGGTTTCTGGGCAAGATTTCGCGATACGCTCCGTATTGCTCTTGATCAGGATGCGCTGCATCCCTGA
- a CDS encoding YbeD family protein — protein sequence MTEAEKKDVVTMDSDVVQDKESEQLKEAVEQSEALMKFPMEFPIKVMGDASPAFPKEIIEITKSHFEDFDEKNVVVTWSRTRKYQCVTVTVTARSREQLDDMYRALTACPMVKYAL from the coding sequence ATGACTGAAGCGGAAAAAAAGGATGTTGTAACAATGGATTCAGATGTCGTTCAAGACAAGGAATCCGAACAGCTGAAAGAAGCCGTGGAACAATCCGAGGCGCTCATGAAATTCCCGATGGAATTTCCGATTAAGGTCATGGGCGATGCATCTCCTGCTTTTCCCAAAGAAATTATTGAGATAACCAAATCACACTTCGAAGATTTCGACGAAAAAAACGTTGTTGTCACATGGTCTCGAACCCGCAAGTATCAGTGCGTAACGGTAACCGTTACAGCGAGATCCCGTGAGCAGCTCGACGACATGTATCGCGCGCTCACGGCTTGCCCGATGGTGAAATACGCTCTTTAA
- a CDS encoding biotin--[acetyl-CoA-carboxylase] ligase, translating into MSSNYFLNALNNSLPTSVEVNWRQETGSTNDDLKAAARRNAFRHPVLLTVERQTAGRGTHGRGWQTAELAMIFSLGLPLRDGLLSAPPGMLSIAAAMSIARSASMASNEKVLVKWPNDVWTAGGKAGGILIETVGDANGVRSIVIGVGLNLSIAPGGVTTAGWPIRAISTRVSMSDPTMRGEFLGLIVSDLINTFMAIEKSHDFSEIIDKWPLYDAFYGKSVAWRTLDKPDVPLEGINKGIDALGRLILQGRRGEKSELSGELVSLLGNSHRE; encoded by the coding sequence ATGTCCAGTAATTATTTCCTCAATGCATTAAACAACTCGCTTCCGACGTCGGTGGAAGTGAATTGGCGGCAGGAAACAGGATCTACCAACGATGATCTGAAGGCGGCGGCGCGGCGAAATGCTTTTCGACATCCGGTGCTGCTTACTGTGGAGCGTCAAACCGCAGGGCGGGGTACGCACGGTCGTGGATGGCAGACGGCAGAGCTTGCAATGATTTTTTCGCTTGGCCTTCCGCTCAGAGATGGCTTGCTAAGCGCTCCTCCGGGCATGCTTTCGATTGCTGCGGCGATGTCGATTGCTCGATCTGCTTCTATGGCCTCCAACGAAAAGGTCCTGGTTAAGTGGCCGAATGATGTCTGGACTGCCGGAGGAAAAGCCGGGGGCATTCTTATCGAAACTGTTGGAGATGCAAACGGAGTCCGCAGCATCGTCATCGGGGTCGGTTTGAATCTGAGTATTGCTCCGGGAGGCGTGACAACTGCCGGATGGCCTATCCGAGCTATTTCTACGCGCGTAAGCATGAGTGATCCAACCATGCGTGGAGAGTTCCTTGGTTTGATCGTCTCTGATTTGATCAATACATTTATGGCAATTGAAAAATCTCATGATTTTTCAGAAATTATTGATAAATGGCCACTTTATGATGCCTTTTATGGAAAATCAGTAGCCTGGCGCACGCTCGACAAGCCAGATGTCCCGCTTGAAGGCATAAACAAGGGAATTGATGCTTTGGGTCGGCTTATTCTGCAGGGGCGGCGTGGAGAGAAATCGGAACTTTCCGGTGAACTGGTTTCGCTGCTCGGTAATTCTCATAGGGAGTGA
- a CDS encoding BON domain-containing protein — MQRISFRKASLALSLSVGVVMLSGCIAAPLIVGGAAATTASVVTDRRTAGSIVSDEVVEKRVSYEIEQALGKDQQHHVTVTAYDGRVLLSGEINSLGNRKAVEQIATASPDVRGIVNELAVMEPSSLSTRLSDSLLATRVRTSIVGNSKISLNQMKVVAERGIIYLMGLVTADEAQIAAQTAAKISGVQKVITCFTIASREEIELRMKTVEQNQPKED; from the coding sequence ATGCAGCGAATCTCATTCAGAAAGGCCTCCCTTGCGCTTAGCCTGTCGGTCGGCGTGGTAATGCTTTCCGGGTGCATTGCCGCTCCCCTGATTGTTGGAGGGGCTGCCGCAACAACAGCGTCAGTTGTAACGGATCGGCGAACGGCTGGCTCCATCGTGAGCGATGAAGTTGTGGAAAAACGCGTGTCTTATGAAATAGAGCAGGCTCTAGGCAAAGACCAGCAGCATCATGTGACGGTGACTGCCTATGATGGTCGTGTCTTACTTTCGGGAGAAATTAACTCGTTAGGGAATAGAAAGGCCGTTGAGCAGATTGCCACAGCAAGTCCGGATGTTCGCGGAATAGTCAACGAACTTGCAGTTATGGAGCCGTCGTCGCTTTCGACGCGTCTTTCTGATTCGCTTCTCGCAACCAGAGTTCGTACCTCTATTGTCGGGAACAGCAAGATCTCTTTGAACCAGATGAAGGTTGTGGCAGAAAGAGGCATCATCTACCTGATGGGGCTTGTGACGGCGGATGAAGCCCAGATTGCCGCGCAGACAGCCGCAAAGATTTCCGGCGTTCAGAAGGTTATTACCTGCTTTACGATTGCTTCGCGCGAAGAAATTGAACTTCGCATGAAGACCGTTGAACAGAATCAGCCTAAGGAAGATTAA
- the menA gene encoding 1,4-dihydroxy-2-naphthoate octaprenyltransferase, with protein sequence MTLTARENPGLIRSWLAFTRPKTWLIAVSPVIASLALAWSETRAFEPLTALFTISIAILMQAISNMENDLGYAERNAERGNRRGLPRATTMGWISLPTARIAIRIGALLALINTAVLIWIGGWIFLLIGLASLVAAYSYMGGPKPIAYTPFGELVVLVFFGLTAVCGTYFLQTGNISINACLLGLALGSVASGVLAVNNFRDHAHDASIGRNTLAVVIGKPGFLQLFRLLMLVPYGSLVIMAVNSNSLWPVLIAFATLPLAISIAKNLALKEHEELNEVMFGCVKLEGIFSMLFAAGCILSVFIENL encoded by the coding sequence ATGACCCTCACTGCCCGCGAAAATCCTGGACTGATACGTTCATGGCTTGCCTTCACGCGTCCGAAAACCTGGCTGATAGCAGTCTCCCCGGTGATTGCTTCGCTAGCGCTTGCCTGGAGCGAAACCAGGGCCTTTGAACCTCTTACAGCACTCTTCACTATTTCCATTGCCATCCTGATGCAAGCCATTTCCAACATGGAAAATGACTTGGGGTATGCAGAAAGAAATGCCGAAAGAGGAAATCGCAGGGGACTCCCGCGAGCTACCACAATGGGATGGATCAGCCTACCAACGGCCCGTATTGCCATCAGGATCGGTGCGCTCCTAGCGCTCATCAATACGGCAGTACTCATCTGGATCGGCGGCTGGATCTTTCTTCTGATCGGACTGGCTTCGCTCGTTGCCGCCTACTCGTACATGGGCGGTCCCAAGCCTATCGCTTACACACCTTTTGGAGAACTTGTCGTCCTGGTGTTTTTCGGGCTGACAGCCGTCTGCGGCACCTATTTCCTTCAGACAGGCAACATATCGATCAATGCATGCCTCCTCGGCCTCGCTCTCGGCAGCGTTGCGTCCGGCGTCCTCGCAGTCAATAATTTCCGCGACCATGCGCACGATGCCAGTATTGGACGAAACACCTTAGCCGTTGTGATCGGCAAGCCCGGCTTCCTGCAGTTATTCCGTCTTCTAATGCTCGTTCCTTATGGCTCTCTTGTCATCATGGCTGTAAACAGCAATTCGCTTTGGCCGGTACTTATCGCGTTCGCGACCCTTCCGCTGGCCATTTCAATTGCTAAAAATCTAGCCCTGAAAGAGCATGAAGAACTCAATGAGGTGATGTTCGGCTGCGTGAAGCTCGAAGGCATTTTCTCCATGCTCTTTGCGGCGGGATGCATTCTCTCCGTTTTTATAGAAAATCTTTAA